A part of Lacerta agilis isolate rLacAgi1 chromosome 7, rLacAgi1.pri, whole genome shotgun sequence genomic DNA contains:
- the HBEGF gene encoding proheparin-binding EGF-like growth factor gives MRAALVLWSVLLAAGWPTLVKGEELGGLRNEVYQEEEAREDLASVQLLPAREALEHEGERGGSVSSAGNNFSELPRVAFLSNPQEPVIPVKEGKGEKRRKGKGRKRDPCLRRYKDYCIHGECKYIKALKSAHCICEEGYHGARCHALSLPVENPSRSYNHTTILAVTAVVLSSLCLIIIAVLLMLRCHKQGVYDVESEEKVKLGITVNH, from the exons ATGAGGGCGGCGCTGGTCCTCTGGAGCGTCCTTCTGGCGGCAG GTTGGCCCACCCTGGTGAAGGGGGAAGAGCTTGGCGGGCTCAGGAATGAAGTTTACCAGGAGGAGGAAGCCAGAGAGGACTTGGCAAGCGTCCAGTTACTTCCGGCCAGGGAGGCTTTGGAGCACGAAGGAGAGAGAGGTGGAAGTGTGTCGTCTGCAGGGAACAACTTCAGTGAACTCCCTCGAG ttGCTTTCCTTTCCAATCCACAAGAACCTGTGATTCCagtgaaggaagggaaaggggaaaaaaggaggaagggcaaagggagaaagagagacccctgcctgcgAAGATACAAGGACTATTGTATCCATGGAGAATGCAAATATATCAAGGCATTAAAAAGCGCACATTGCAT ATGCGAAGAAGGGTACCACGGGGCACGATGCCATGCTCTTAGTCTTCCGGTGGAGAACCCCTCCCGTAGTTACAACCACACAACTATACTGGCAGTCACAGCAGTGGTGCTGTCATCTCTATGTCTTATCATCATTGCCGTGTTGCTGATGCTCAG GTGCCACAAGCAAGGAGTATATGATGTAGAGAGTGAAGAGAAGGTTAAACTGGGCATCACTGTCAACCACTGA